In Brachypodium distachyon strain Bd21 chromosome 2, Brachypodium_distachyon_v3.0, whole genome shotgun sequence, one genomic interval encodes:
- the LOC100826431 gene encoding cysteine proteinase inhibitor 12 has product MRVAATRPFFPAPGALFAALALVLVGSASLAIGAMASHVLGGKRESPAAANSLETDGLARFAVDEHNKRENALLEFVRVVEAKEQTVAGTLHHLTLEAIEAGRKKVYEAKVWVKPWLDFKELQEFRHTGDATSFTTSDLGAKKGEHEPGWRDVPVHDPVVKEAASHAVKSIQERSNSLFPYELLEIIRAKAEVVEDFAKFDILLKLKRGTKEEKIKAEVHKNLEGAFVLNQMQPEHDESSSQ; this is encoded by the exons ATGCGCGTTGCCGCGACTCGACCCTTCTTCCCCGCTCCCGGTGCCCTCTTCGCCGCCCTAGccctcgtcctcgtcggctCCGCCTCTCTCGCGATCGGAGCCATGGCCAGCCACGTCCTCGGCGGCAAGCGCGagagccccgccgccgccaacagCTTGGAGACCGACGGCCTCGCCCGATTCGCCGTCGACGAGCACAACAAGCGCGAG AACGCGCTGCTGGAGTTCGTGCGGGTTGTGGAGGCCAAGGAGCAAACGGTGGCCGGCACGCTGCACCACCTCACGCTCGAGGCCATCGAAGCCGGGCGGAAGAAGGTGTATGAGGCCAAGGTCTGGGTCAAGCCGTGGCTCGACTTCAAGGAGCTGCAGGAGTTCCGCCACACCGGGGACGCCACCTCCTTCACCACCTCCGATCTCGGCGCCAAGAAAG GTGAACATGAGCCTGGATGGCGTGATGTGCCTGTACATGATCCTGTAGTCAAAGAGGCTGCAAGTCATGCGGTGAAATCAATCCAAGAGAGGTCGAATTCCCTTTTCCCATATGAACTTCTCGAAATCATTCGCGCTAAGGCAGAG GTTGTCGAGGACTTTGCCAAGTTTGACATCCTCCTGAAATTGAAGAGAGGGACCAAGGAGGAGAAAATCAAAGCAGAGGTCCATAAGAACCTTGAAGGAGCTTTTGTGCTGAACCAGATGCAGCCAGAGCATGATGAATCTAGCAGCCAATGA
- the LOC100822018 gene encoding peroxidase 24 isoform X2: MGRQQQSVCGGAGWWWRAVAWWGAVVLGHLVSHGRAGLLDTNPGLAYNFYRTSCPNAESIVQRVTWAQVAANQALPGRLLRLHFHDCFVKGCDASILLDTAGSEKTAGPNLSVGGYEVIDAVKAQLEQACPGVVSCADVVALAARDAVSYQFKASLWQVETGRRDGPVSSAGNTGSLPSPSAGFGGLVQSFAAKGLDVGDLVALSGAHTIGKASCSSVTPRLYNGNATTVDPLLDSAYAKRLITSCPNPNLTPASPPPASTVDLDAATPFKFDGTYYSNLLNKQGVLASDAALTQNAAAAAMVANLTNSINFYAAFAMSMKKMGRVDVLTLKNGQGKIRTQCRVP; encoded by the exons atggggagGCAGCAGCAATCAGTGTGCGGAGGAgcagggtggtggtggcgagCAGTGGCGTGGTGGGGGGCCGTGGTCCTCGGCCATTTAGTGAGCCATGGCAGGGCCGGGCTCCTGGACACCAACCCGGGCCTGGCCTATAACTTCTACCGGACGTCGTGCCCCAACGCCGAGTCCATCGTCCAGAGAGTCACCTGGGCGCAGGTCGCCGCCAACCAAGCCCTCCCCGGCaggctcctccgcctccacttccacgactgcttcgtCAAG GGGTGTGACGCGTCGATCCTGCTGGACACGGCGGGGAGCGAGAAGACGGCGGGGCCGAACCTCTCCGTGGGCGGCTACGAGGTGATCGACGCCGTGAAGGCGCAGCTCGAGCAAGCCTGCCCGGGCGtcgtctcctgcgccgacgtGGTCGCGCTCGCGGCCCGCGACGCCGTCTCGTACCAGTTCAAGGCGTCTCTCTGGCAGGTGGAAACCGGCCGGAGAGACGGGCCCGTCTCTTCCGCGGGCAACACGGGCTCCCTCCCTTCCCCGTCCGCGGGCTTCGGGGGCCTCGTGCAGAGCTTCGCCGCCAAGGGGCTCGACGTGGGCGACCTCGTGGCGCTCTCGGGCGCGCACACCATCGGCAAGGCCAGCTGCTCCAGCGTCACGCCCCGGCTGTACAACGGCAACGCCACCACCGTCGACCCGCTGCTGGATTCCGCCTACGCCAAGAGGCTCATCACCTCGTGCCCGAACCCGAACCTGacgccggcctcgccgccgccggcgtccacgGTGGATTTGGACGCCGCCACGCCGTTCAAGTTCGACGGCACGTACTACAGCAACCTGCTGAACAAGCAGGGGGTGCTCGCCTCTGACGCCGCGCTCACGCAgaacgccgccgcggccgccatggTCGCCAACCTCACCAACTCCATCAATTTCTACGCCGCCTTCGCCATGTCCATGAAGAAGATGGGCCGCGTCGACGTGCTCACCCTCAAGAACGGACAGGGGAAGATCAGGACGCAGTGCCGTGTGCCGTGA
- the LOC100822018 gene encoding peroxidase 24 isoform X1, translating into MLRRSHARRAERALAHPADGWLLCRAGTGCDASILLDTAGSEKTAGPNLSVGGYEVIDAVKAQLEQACPGVVSCADVVALAARDAVSYQFKASLWQVETGRRDGPVSSAGNTGSLPSPSAGFGGLVQSFAAKGLDVGDLVALSGAHTIGKASCSSVTPRLYNGNATTVDPLLDSAYAKRLITSCPNPNLTPASPPPASTVDLDAATPFKFDGTYYSNLLNKQGVLASDAALTQNAAAAAMVANLTNSINFYAAFAMSMKKMGRVDVLTLKNGQGKIRTQCRVP; encoded by the exons ATGCTTCGCCGCTCACATGCGCGCCGAGCCGAGCGAGCACTCGCACACCCAGCTGATGGATGGCTGCTCTGCCGCGCCGGTACG GGGTGTGACGCGTCGATCCTGCTGGACACGGCGGGGAGCGAGAAGACGGCGGGGCCGAACCTCTCCGTGGGCGGCTACGAGGTGATCGACGCCGTGAAGGCGCAGCTCGAGCAAGCCTGCCCGGGCGtcgtctcctgcgccgacgtGGTCGCGCTCGCGGCCCGCGACGCCGTCTCGTACCAGTTCAAGGCGTCTCTCTGGCAGGTGGAAACCGGCCGGAGAGACGGGCCCGTCTCTTCCGCGGGCAACACGGGCTCCCTCCCTTCCCCGTCCGCGGGCTTCGGGGGCCTCGTGCAGAGCTTCGCCGCCAAGGGGCTCGACGTGGGCGACCTCGTGGCGCTCTCGGGCGCGCACACCATCGGCAAGGCCAGCTGCTCCAGCGTCACGCCCCGGCTGTACAACGGCAACGCCACCACCGTCGACCCGCTGCTGGATTCCGCCTACGCCAAGAGGCTCATCACCTCGTGCCCGAACCCGAACCTGacgccggcctcgccgccgccggcgtccacgGTGGATTTGGACGCCGCCACGCCGTTCAAGTTCGACGGCACGTACTACAGCAACCTGCTGAACAAGCAGGGGGTGCTCGCCTCTGACGCCGCGCTCACGCAgaacgccgccgcggccgccatggTCGCCAACCTCACCAACTCCATCAATTTCTACGCCGCCTTCGCCATGTCCATGAAGAAGATGGGCCGCGTCGACGTGCTCACCCTCAAGAACGGACAGGGGAAGATCAGGACGCAGTGCCGTGTGCCGTGA
- the LOC100827052 gene encoding phosphatidylinositol 4-kinase gamma 8, which produces MLPRVEIVAGRHAPGVHELIAEAAGAMASGTRLVPAQGGLGGALLLNDGRSGEHVAVIKPLEDDASNGDGGGYESEAVLREVAAFLLDHGGFASVSPTALIRISRPDMDTTTMASIQRFVAHSHDAGELGPSRFSATSVHRVGILDVRLLNIDRHAGNILVKNDTTGTDWAAPLELVPIDHGLCLPERLEDPYFEWLHWPQASMPFSAEELRYIASLDAPRDAELLREELPAITEPAIRILTLCTVFLQRAAAAGLCLADIGDMMTREFSSAEEGVSVSELEALCNKAVDDGDRRTEESSPRHVSFGELSAEEWAAFLEKFERLLPPAFEAKMKKL; this is translated from the coding sequence ATGCTGCCGCGCGTGGAGATCGTGGCTGGCCGCCACGCCCCGGGCGTGCACGAGCTCATCGCGGAGGCCGCGGGCGCCATGGCGTCCGGGACGCGGCTGGTGCCGGCGCAgggcggcctcggcggcgcgctgctGCTCAACGACGGGCGCTCGGGCGAGCACGTGGCGGTGATCAAGCCTCTCGAGGACGACGCTTCCAATGGTGACGGCGGGGGGTACGAGAGCGAGGCCGTGCTGCGGGAGGTGGCCGCGTTCCTCCTGGACCACGGCGGCTTCGCCAGCGTGTCCCCCACGGCGCTGATCAGGATCTCCCGCCCCGACATGGACACGACAACCATGGCGTCCATCCAGCGGTTCGTGGCGCACAGCCACGACGCGGGCGAGCTGGGCCCGTCGCGGTTCTCGGCTACGTCCGTGCACCGCGTCGGCATCCTCGACGTCCGCCTCCTCAACATCGACCGCCACGCCGGCAACATCCTCGTCAAGAACGACACCACGGGCACGGActgggcggcgccgctggagCTGGTGCCGATCGACCACGGGCTGTGCCTCCCGGAGCGGCTGGAGGACCCGTACTTCGAGTGGCTGCACTGGCCGCAGGCGTCGATGCCCTTCTCCGCCGAGGAGCTCCGCTACATCGCGTCCCTGGACGCGCCCCGCGACGCCGAGTTGCTCCGCGAGGAGCTGCCGGCGATCACGGAGCCGGCCATCCGGATCCTCACGCTGTGCACCGTCTTCCtgcagcgcgcggccgcggccgggcTCTGCCTCGCCGACATCGGCGACATGATGACCCGCGAGTTCTCGTccgcggaggaaggcgtgaGCGTGAGCGAGCTCGAGGCGCTCTGCAACAAGGCCGTGGACGACGGTGACCGGAGGACCGAGGAGTCGTCGCCGAGGCACGTGTCGTTCGGGGAGCTGAGCGCCGAGGAGTGGGCGGCGTTCCTGGAGAAGTTCGagcggctgctgccgccggcgttCGAGGCCAAGATGAAGAAGCTCTGA